Proteins encoded by one window of Polaribacter haliotis:
- a CDS encoding LacI family DNA-binding transcriptional regulator, producing MTKKHTIKDIAELAGVSKGTVDRVIHKRGKVSTKALEKVNAVLNEIDYKPNLLARSLKNTKEYHVCVILPDYKEDSFWLPCFEGIQEAINEFSAFGIFIEPFFFNTNSVQTFIDINKKVLELSPNAVLLTPLFYKETITIVNNYAASNIIVSKFNNQLETENTKNFVGQDLFKSGRIAASLMKIIVPKNSNIAIIHIDEDFKNAIHMQEKEKGFRDYFFDLANSNYQITTYSSKNADIENKLTYILNTSKNLAGIFVTTSKTYKVAEFTKGKDIKIIGYDLLDENIKYLKNNHINFLIHQNPKKQVFLGLTYLVEYLLFNKEIPAKSLLPIDIVNAENLETYLEN from the coding sequence ATGACCAAAAAACATACAATAAAAGATATTGCAGAATTGGCAGGTGTATCTAAGGGAACTGTAGATAGAGTTATACATAAAAGAGGTAAAGTTTCTACGAAAGCCTTAGAAAAAGTAAATGCTGTTTTAAATGAAATAGACTACAAACCTAATTTATTAGCTAGAAGTTTAAAAAATACTAAAGAATATCATGTTTGTGTTATTCTACCAGATTATAAGGAGGATTCTTTTTGGTTGCCTTGTTTTGAGGGAATACAAGAAGCAATTAACGAATTTAGTGCTTTTGGTATTTTTATAGAACCTTTCTTTTTTAATACAAATAGTGTACAAACTTTTATAGACATAAATAAAAAAGTTTTAGAATTATCGCCAAATGCAGTACTTTTAACGCCTTTATTTTATAAAGAAACTATTACAATTGTAAATAATTATGCTGCATCTAATATTATTGTTAGCAAGTTTAATAATCAATTAGAAACAGAGAATACTAAAAATTTCGTTGGGCAAGATTTATTTAAAAGTGGCAGAATTGCTGCGAGTTTAATGAAGATTATAGTTCCTAAAAACTCTAATATTGCTATTATTCATATAGATGAAGATTTTAAGAATGCTATACACATGCAAGAAAAAGAGAAAGGATTTAGAGATTACTTTTTTGATTTAGCAAACTCCAATTATCAAATTACAACTTATAGTTCTAAAAATGCTGATATTGAAAACAAACTAACCTACATTTTAAATACTTCTAAAAATTTAGCAGGAATTTTTGTTACGACTTCAAAGACTTATAAAGTAGCTGAATTTACAAAAGGAAAAGATATTAAAATTATTGGGTATGATTTATTAGACGAGAACATTAAATACTTAAAAAACAATCATATTAATTTTTTAATTCATCAAAATCCCAAAAAACAGGTATTTTTAGGATTAACTTATTTAGTAGAATATTTACTTTTTAACAAAGAAATACCAGCTAAAAGTTTATTGCCAATTGACATTGTAAATGCAGAAAATTTAGAAACTTATCTAGAAAATTAG